A genomic stretch from Limanda limanda chromosome 11, fLimLim1.1, whole genome shotgun sequence includes:
- the LOC133013876 gene encoding LOW QUALITY PROTEIN: C-type lectin domain family 12 member B-like (The sequence of the model RefSeq protein was modified relative to this genomic sequence to represent the inferred CDS: substituted 1 base at 1 genomic stop codon), which yields MEEELNYASVVFKNGGSPQKGGGAAAAHSRHFVLLLVCLGILCVLLMACIGVIIYIFGVMKAQEVDAENVIHLEKENVIHLQKENHRLMMEKEILANETKEIHQLMMFKKEILANKTEEIHQLMMEKEILANETEVLTRDRDDLNRTLGVIMTFQNFPVNTFCPDKKCQPCRESWKPFQDHCYLFYEQDAPWKTWTQARTICQNNVADLVVVDSLQEQEFINKHTKWYFTNDHAYWMGLRKNEDNKWIWLDGRNETLGLPRADELANWNQSXCCMLKRWICETRALNKPD from the exons ATGGAGGAAGAACTCAATTATGCTTCTGTGGTTTTCAAAAATGGTGGTAGTCCTCAGAAAG gtggaggagcagcagcggcacACTCCCGGCACTTtgtcctgctgctggtgtgtttgGGGATTCTCTGCGTCCTGCTCATGGCGTGCATCGGTGTCATCATCTACA TCTTCGGGGTCATGAAGGCCCAGGAAGTTGACGCAGAAAACGTCATCCACCTCGAGAAGGAAAACGTCATCCACCTCCAGAAGGAAAATCACAGGCTGATGATGGAGAAAGAAATCTTAGCAAATGAGACCAAGGAAATTCATCAGCTGATGATGTTCAAGAAAGAAATTTTAGCAAACAAGACCGAAGAAATTCATCAGCTGATGATGGAGAAAGAAATCTTAGCGAACGAGACCGAGGTGCTGACCCGAGACAGAGATGATCTCAACAGGACGCTCGGAGTCATCATGACGTTCCAAAACTTCCCAGTCAACACATTCTGCCCAGACAAAA AGTGTCAGCCATGCCGGGAGAGTTGGAAGCCATTCCAGGATCACTGCTACCTGTTTTATGAGCAAGACGCTCCCTGGAAGACATGGACGCAAGCACGAACAATTTGTCAAAACAATGTCGCAGACCTGGTTGTTGTCGACAGTTTACAAGAGCAG GAATTCATCAATAAGCACACCAAGTGGTACTTCACCAATGATCATGCATACTGGATGGGATTGCGTAAAAATGAGGACAACAAGTGGATCTGGCTTGATGGACGCAATGAGACTTTGGG TTTACCTCGTGCCGATGA
- the LOC133014144 gene encoding tetraspanin-13-like, translating to MVCGGYICTKNALCALNILYVLVSLLLIGGAAWGKWFGLVSSIQVVAGVIAVGIFLFLVAFVGLCGALKHHQVLLFFYMMILFLVFVVQFSVSCACLALNKDQQNHLLEIGWNKSEATQLDVEKTLNCCGFSNVNYNGTCAATCFKDPSPACETCSNIIQRYAGEVLRFVGGVGLFFSFTEIFGVWLAHRYRNLKDPRSNPGAFL from the exons ATGGTTTGCGGAGGATACATCTGCACCAAGAACGCTCTGTGCGCCCTCAACATACTTTATGTC TTGGTGAGTCTGCTGCTGATCGGAGGGGCCGCCTGGGGGAAATGGTTCGGCCTGGTCTCAAGCATCCAGGTGGTGGCAGGCGTCATCGCCGTGGGCATCTTCCTGTTCCTGGTTGCCTTCGTGGGTCTGTGCGGCGCCCTGAAGCACCACCAGGTCCTGCTCTTCTTC TACATGATGATTCTGTTCCTCGTGTTCGTGGTGCAGTTCTCGGTGTCCTGTGCCTGTCTGGCCCTGAATAAAGACCAACAG AACCATCTGCTGGAGATCGGCTGGAACAAATCCGAGGCCACTCAACTGGACGTGGAGAAAACGCTCAACTGCTGCGGCTTCTCCAACGTCAACTACAACGGCACCTGTGCTGCT ACTTGCTTTAAAGACCCGTCACCAGCTTGTGAAACCTGCTCAAATATCATCCAGCGGTATGCCGGAGAGGTGCTGCGGTTTGTGGGCGGTGTCGGGCTCTTCTTCAGCTTTACAGAG ATCTTCGGAGTTTGGCTCGCCCACAGATACAGAAATCTCAAAGATCCCCGATCAAACCCTGGAGCCTTTCTATAG